One stretch of Candidatus Goldiibacteriota bacterium DNA includes these proteins:
- a CDS encoding DNA helicase UvrD, whose amino-acid sequence MRIIADFHVHSKYSRATSASMNPVEISEWADKKGISVIGTGDFQHPAYLGELKNRLEEAEPGLYKVKKSKFKSRMVLSTEISHIYKQGEKVRKVHMLVIMPDMLSAEKFSKKLATLGNTGSDGRPILGFPAKDLVKLTLDIAPDAMVIPAHIWTPWFSVFGSKSGFDSLEECFEEQTKYIRAVETGLSSDAVMNHRVSALDNIALISNSDAHSPRKIGREANVFECALEYKTIKNAIYKKDKKKFLYTIEFFPEEGKYHNDGHRLCGINYHPKDAIKNKNICPVCKKPLVLGVLHRVEELADRPWDYVLKGAIPQKHIIPLEEIIADVKDVSPSSKKVQEAYEKMLVKGGSEFEILLDRTPEELNNICDEKTAQAIMLVRQEKVNLIPGFDGEFGKISIFKRPDSLNTKKKKPQMDLF is encoded by the coding sequence TTGCGTATAATAGCGGATTTTCACGTTCACTCTAAATATTCACGCGCTACAAGCGCGTCCATGAACCCGGTGGAGATATCTGAATGGGCGGATAAAAAAGGTATCTCTGTGATAGGCACCGGAGATTTTCAGCACCCTGCGTATCTGGGGGAGTTAAAAAACAGGCTTGAAGAAGCCGAACCCGGTTTATATAAGGTAAAGAAAAGTAAATTTAAGTCCAGGATGGTATTATCAACAGAAATATCACACATCTACAAGCAGGGCGAAAAAGTCCGCAAGGTGCACATGCTTGTAATTATGCCGGATATGTTATCTGCCGAAAAGTTTTCAAAGAAACTTGCCACACTTGGCAATACCGGGTCTGACGGCAGGCCTATACTTGGGTTTCCCGCGAAAGACCTTGTAAAGCTTACCCTTGATATCGCGCCTGACGCCATGGTTATACCGGCGCACATCTGGACGCCGTGGTTTTCCGTATTTGGCTCCAAATCCGGGTTTGATTCGCTTGAAGAGTGTTTTGAAGAGCAGACAAAATATATACGCGCCGTAGAAACGGGGCTGTCTTCAGACGCGGTAATGAATCACAGAGTATCCGCGCTGGATAACATCGCCCTTATATCAAATTCAGACGCCCATTCACCGCGCAAGATAGGCAGGGAAGCAAATGTTTTTGAATGCGCTCTTGAATATAAAACGATAAAAAATGCCATATATAAAAAAGATAAAAAAAAATTCCTGTATACAATTGAGTTTTTCCCGGAAGAAGGAAAATACCATAATGACGGACACCGCCTGTGCGGGATAAATTACCACCCTAAAGACGCCATTAAAAACAAAAACATATGTCCTGTATGCAAGAAACCGCTTGTGTTAGGCGTGCTGCACAGGGTGGAAGAACTTGCGGACAGGCCGTGGGATTATGTATTAAAAGGCGCCATACCCCAGAAACACATAATACCTCTGGAAGAGATAATAGCGGACGTAAAGGATGTTTCGCCGTCAAGTAAGAAGGTTCAGGAAGCATACGAAAAGATGCTTGTTAAAGGCGGTTCTGAATTTGAAATACTGCTGGACAGGACGCCGGAAGAACTGAACAATATCTGCGATGAAAAAACAGCGCAGGCTATAATGCTTGTACGGCAGGAGAAGGTAAATCTTATTCCCGGTTTCGACGGCGAATTCGGGAAAATATCAATATTCAAAAGACCGGACAGTTTGAATACGAAAAAGAAAAAACCGCAGATGGATCTTTTTTAA
- a CDS encoding NUDIX hydrolase, with protein sequence MRKKIKYCPYCSSRFEEKKEHGFKRHYCPKCGDFFYDNPLVGTAVVVIKDNKLLLIKRNIHPGRGMWALPGGFAEQGETVQAAGKRELFEETGLKAKKAEIVSVLTENSLMYGTVIVPVIKVEGFSGKLKPGKDELEAKFFDINKLPFLAFTSHRKAVRKLKKDRGTDAQRDRGTEG encoded by the coding sequence ATGAGAAAAAAAATAAAATACTGCCCATATTGTTCCTCGCGTTTTGAAGAAAAAAAAGAACACGGGTTTAAACGCCATTACTGCCCGAAGTGCGGGGATTTTTTCTATGACAATCCCCTTGTAGGCACGGCGGTTGTTGTTATTAAGGATAATAAATTATTACTTATAAAAAGAAATATACATCCCGGCCGCGGTATGTGGGCGCTTCCGGGCGGTTTCGCGGAACAGGGCGAAACCGTGCAGGCGGCGGGAAAAAGGGAACTGTTTGAAGAGACAGGATTAAAAGCAAAAAAAGCTGAAATAGTAAGCGTGCTTACAGAAAACTCGCTTATGTACGGTACTGTCATAGTACCGGTTATAAAAGTTGAAGGGTTTTCCGGTAAATTAAAACCGGGAAAAGATGAACTTGAAGCAAAGTTTTTTGATATCAATAAACTGCCCTTTCTGGCGTTTACCAGCCACAGGAAGGCTGTACGGAAACTGAAGAAGGACAGAGGGACGGATGCACAGAGGGACAGAGGGACGGAAGGTTAA